GGCCAGCAAGCTCAGAGTGGGGGAAAACCAGTTGCTGCTGCGCTTCGGTGGCACCCGGCGGGTCGCGGGTCGCAGGGTGTCCGCGGCGATGGACTGGCTCCAGATCGCGCAGCCTTCGGCGGGGCAGGTCGCGGCGCCCTCACGCAACCCGGCGCTCGTGAGATCCCTTGAGGTGGCAGGTCAGCGCAAGAGCGCCTTGGTGCTGCAGGCTCCTACCCGGTTGAGCTTCTACCTGCGGCTACCTACCGGCGCACGCCTGAGGCTGCAGCTGAGCAGTAGAGCAACGCGGGGGCCGCTGCCGACCGCGAGCGTGCTGGTGACCCCGGCGGGGCGGAAGAGCCAGCGCGTCCTGAGCACGACCGTTCAAGGGGAATGGAAGGCCCACAGCATCTCGCTCGAACGCTTCGGTGGCCAGGTGATCCGCCTCGATCTCGTCGCCCAGGGTGGCTCCGGCAGCGTTGCCTGGAGCGAACCTCGCATCGTTGTCGCCAAGGCGGCAGCGCCCGCCCCGCCCCCGACCCGGGCCGACAACGTGATCGTGCTGCTGATCGACACGCTGAGGGCGGACAAGCTCCGTGCTTACCGCGAGAGCTCGCCCGTGCAGACGCCCGCCCTCGATCAGGTGGCGGCCGAATCCGTGCTGTTCGAACAGGCGCAGGCGCCGGAGAACTGGACCAAGCCGTCGGTCGCATCGGTATTGACCGGGCTGCACCCTGCCACACACCGCACCAAGACCAGCTCGGCGCGTCTGCCGCGCCGTGCGCTGATGGTCAGCGAGGTGTTCAAGCAAGCTGGCTTGGCCACGGCTTCCTTCATCGCCAACGGCTACGTGTCCAACAAGTTCGGCTTCAAGAAAGGCTGGGACCACTACACGAACTACATCCGCGAGCACAAGCGCACCGAGGCGGAGAACGTGTTTCGCGAGGCGGGGGCGTGGATCGAGGCGAACAAGGATCGTCGCTTCTTCGCCTACGTGCAGACCATCGATCCGCACGTGCCCTACGATCCGCCGGCCCGCTTTCTCAAGTTGTACGATCCCCGTCCCTACCGCGGCCAGGTGCGGCCTCGCATGACCGCGTCGCTGCTCGAGCGGGCCAAGCGCAATCCACCCAAGGTCAAGTTCAGCTCGCGCGACCTGCGACGGCTCGAGGCGTTGCATGATGGGGAGATCAGCTACCACGACCATCACCTCGCACGCTTCATCGCCAAGCTGAAGAAGCTCGGATTGTACGATCGCAGTCTCTTCGTGGTCACGTCCGATCACGGAGAGGAATTCGCGGACCACGGCTCCTACGGACACGGCCACTCGCTGTACCAGGAGCTGCTGCACGTGCCGCTGACGATGCGCTTGCCCGGCGTGCTGCCTGCGGGCAGGCGCATAAAGACCTCGCTCAGCACGCTGGACATCGCGCCCACGATCCTGTCGGCAGCGGGCGTAGCCATACCGGATGCGATGGAGGGACACGACCGAATGGCCCACAT
This sequence is a window from Pseudomonadota bacterium. Protein-coding genes within it:
- a CDS encoding sulfatase is translated as MRAWHLLLSVVWVPAVVQGQALEHLDLQRSSHLADVDHHGLFIDFGTPARLKYTNGGWKTGWGADAKQGATEFTYVQGTTARVYFQRDAPADATLRFRMRAFAGKRLLLFLNNKPLPSVRLDRLAGFVEHEVPVTASKLRVGENQLLLRFGGTRRVAGRRVSAAMDWLQIAQPSAGQVAAPSRNPALVRSLEVAGQRKSALVLQAPTRLSFYLRLPTGARLRLQLSSRATRGPLPTASVLVTPAGRKSQRVLSTTVQGEWKAHSISLERFGGQVIRLDLVAQGGSGSVAWSEPRIVVAKAAAPAPPPTRADNVIVLLIDTLRADKLRAYRESSPVQTPALDQVAAESVLFEQAQAPENWTKPSVASVLTGLHPATHRTKTSSARLPRRALMVSEVFKQAGLATASFIANGYVSNKFGFKKGWDHYTNYIREHKRTEAENVFREAGAWIEANKDRRFFAYVQTIDPHVPYDPPARFLKLYDPRPYRGQVRPRMTASLLERAKRNPPKVKFSSRDLRRLEALHDGEISYHDHHLARFIAKLKKLGLYDRSLFVVTSDHGEEFADHGSYGHGHSLYQELLHVPLTMRLPGVLPAGRRIKTSLSTLDIAPTILSAAGVAIPDAMEGHDRMAHMRGALPFGPQVAFSDFLDDRRAIRAGRWKLVLNGTQATLFDLEADPGEKRELSRHQHPVAMRYCRIMLGQFLGAKDRRRWWFSNPGERSRRLESEETDIDPTTREQLRQLGYAP